In one Kluyveromyces marxianus DMKU3-1042 DNA, complete genome, chromosome 4 genomic region, the following are encoded:
- the XRN1 gene encoding chromatin-binding exonuclease XRN1, producing the protein MGIPKFFHFISERWPQISQLIDGSQIPEFDNLYLDMNSILHNCTHGDGTEVNSKLSEEDVYSRIFSYIDHLFHTIKPKQTFFMAIDGVAPRAKMNQQRARRFRTAMDAEKAMQKAIENGDELPKGEPFDSNAITPGTEFMARLTDNLKYFIHDKISNDTRWQNVQVIFSGHEVPGEGEHKIMDYIRAIRAQDDYNPNTRHCIYGLDADLIILGLSTHDHHFSLLREEVTFGKRSSSVKTLESQNFYLLHLSILREYLELEFQEITDALQFDYDFERVLDDFIFVLFTIGNDFLPNLPDLHLKKGAFPVLLQTFKEALQHMDGYINEQGKINLARFSIWLKYLSDFEYLNFEKKDIDVNWFNQQLENISLEGERKRQRMGKRLLMKQQKKLIGAVKPWLLKSVQRKMTPDVDENDIEIFPLEEKEVVLANLDFLKEFAFNLGLILAHSQSKDMYYFKLDLDSINMQETDEEHEARIHETRRSIKKYEQGVVIASEEELEEEREIYSERFVEWKDKYYKDKLEFSIKDTDKLKEMTENYVEGLQWVLYYYYRGCPSWSWYYRYHYAPRISDIIKGIDQKIEFEKGTPFKPFQQLMAVLPERSKNLIPVVYRPLMYDEHSPILDFYPNEVELDLNGKTADWEAVVKISFVDQKRLIEAMAPYDAKLSPEEKKRNSFGTDLIFIFNPQVDTIYKTPLSGFFNDIEHNHCIEREFITESPENIKFLFGLPKGAKLGASALAGFPSLKTVPLTAGLEYNSSVVFNFPSKQQSMVLHIQDVFKENHISLSDLAKRHIGKVIYSRWPYLRESKLLSIITEDTIYESISTGKTSKLMERRPQDFERKEFRELKHSLKSNYQRTKAVILDDVYAVAKVIPVNGLVRNQDGSYSKSFSDEIEFYPLQLIVEDVENKDERFAEKEALPIDKEFPEGSKVVFLGDYAYGGEATIDGYNSATRLKLTVKKSSIRAEPNIGKVRAKLDSQALKYYSTQAFSKITRVHPLFLSKITSRYLVVDSKKKSYNVGLMIKFKARNQKVLGYARCSSNNWEYSDLARGLLEQFRSTFPEFFIRLSNSKEQAIPSITDIFSDKSPVEADAILKSVADWVSEARKPFVVVSLESDSLTKASMAAVESEIIKYVSLPDSTEEKKLAKVPREAILNAESSYVLLRSQRFHLGDRVMYIQASGKVPLHSKGTVVGYTTIGKNVSIQVLFDNEIVAGNNFGGRLQTRRGLGLDSSFLLNLSDRQLIYHSKASKDVQKKSTTTSNSKQSMLAKKKKVEELKKKQAHELLNHIKKDNGKEENGSETSGQTGPQISVNALNPSAASNVFNAVLNQIQPVMQHPIPQPPPGTALPYNFPVPPSMMVNGVAPPHMMPPQFLPNGQPMAPIPVPQYSQAPKVEQPVNEPAVDEEASRSLKNLLLHDDHEKPSGKSGDVGNSSGKPTRGRGGNRGRGNNRGRGGSRGGKRGGFSRGGKASGKSENSA; encoded by the coding sequence ATGGGTATTCCCAAGTTTTTCCACTTCATCTCTGAGAGATGGCCTCAAATCTCACAATTGATTGATGGTTCACAAATACCTGAGTTTGACAACTTATACTTGGATATGAATTCCATTTTGCATAATTGTACGCATGGTGATGGTACTGAAGTTAATTCCAAACtttcagaagaagatgtctATTCGAGAATTTTCAGTTATATAGACCATTTGTTCCATACTATCAAGCCTAAACAGACATTCTTCATGGCAATTGATGGTGTTGCGCCAAGAGCTAAGATGAATCAACAGAGAGCTCGTAGATTTAGAACTGCTATGGATGCAGAAAAAGCAATGCAAAAAGCTATTGAGAATGGTGACGAATTACCCAAGGGTGAACCATTCGATTCAAATGCTATCACACCAGGTACAGAGTTCATGGCTAGACTTACCGATAACTTGAAGTATTTTATTCATGATAAGATTAGTAACGACACCAGATGGCAAAATGTTCAAGTCATATTTTCAGGACACGAAGTTCCAGGTGAGGGTGAGCATAAAATTATGGACTATATAAGAGCTATCAGAGCTCAAGACGACTACAATCCAAATACAAGACATTGTATCTACGGGTTAGATGCTGATTTGATCATCTTAGGGTTATCGACTCATGATCACcacttttctttgttgagAGAAGAAGTCACCTTTGGCAAACGTTCGTCAAGTGTGAAGACCTTAGAGTCTCAAAATTTCTATTTGTTGCATTTATCTATACTAAGAGAGtatttggaattggaatttcAGGAAATTACTGACGCCCTACAATTCGATTACGATTTCGAAAGAGTTTTGGATGATTTCATCTTTGTATTATTTACAATCGGTAACGATTTCTTACCCAATTTGCCTGATTTGCACTTAAAGAAGGGTGCTTTCCCTGTTCTTCTACAGACGTTCAAAGAAGCCCTACAGCACATGGATGGTTACATCAATGAACAAGGTAAGATAAATTTGGCAAGATTTTCAATTTGGCTAAAGTATCTATCCGACTTTGAATATCtaaattttgaaaagaaagatattGACGTTAACTGGTTCAACCAACAATTAGAAAACATATCTTTGGAAGGTGAACGTAAACGTCAACGTATGGGAAAGAGACTATTGAtgaaacaacagaaaaagCTAATCGGTGCTGTTAAACCATGGTTATTAAAATCTGTTCAACGTAAAATGACACCAGATGTTGATGAGAACgatattgaaattttcCCATTGGAGGAAAAGGAAGTTGTATTAGCAAATTTggatttcttgaaggaGTTTGCATTCAATTTGGGATTAATCCTTGCCCATTCACAAAGCAAAGACATGTATTATTTCAAATTAGACCTAGATTCTATTAATATGCAGGAGACGGACGAAGAACATGAAGCACGTATTCATGAAACAAGACGTTCCATCAAAAAATATGAGCAAGGTGTGGTCATTgcttctgaagaagaattggaagaagaacgtgAAATTTACAGTGAGAGATTCGTGGAATGGAAAGATAAGTACTACAAGGACAAGTTGGAATTTTCGATTAAAGACACTGAtaagttgaaagaaatgacAGAAAACTATGTTGAGGGTCTACAATGGGTTTTGTACTATTACTACCGTGGTTGTCCATCATGGTCGTGGTATTATAGGTATCATTATGCCCCACGTATATCTGATATTATTAAAGGTATCGATCAAAAGATAGAGTTTGAAAAAGGCACTCCATTTAAACCTTTCCAACAATTGATGGCTGTTTTACCTGAAAGATCAAAAAATTTGATTCCAGTTGTGTACAGGCCACTTATGTATGACGAACACTCTCCAATTTTGGACTTTTACCCCAATGAAGTAGAATTAGACTTAAACGGTAAAACTGCAGATTGGGAAGCAGTGGTGAagatttcttttgttgatcAGAAACGTTTGATCGAAGCTATGGCCCCTTATGATGCTAAACTCTCTCcggaagagaaaaagagaaactcTTTTGGAACAGATctgattttcatttttaatcCACAAGTTGATACCATCTACAAAACACCACTTTCTGGTTTCTTTAATGATATTGAACACAATCATTGTATTGAAAGAGAGTTTATTACAGAATCACCTGAAAACATAAAGTTCTTGTTTGGTTTGCCTAAAGGTGCAAAACTTGGTGCCAGTGCATTAGCTGGTTTCCCATCTCTCAAAACAGTTCCGCTAACCGCTGGGCTTGAATATAATTCATCTgttgtttttaatttcccttcaaaacaacaatCTATGGTATTACACATTCAAGATGTCTTCAAAGAGAACCACATTTCTCTATCGGATTTGGCAAAACGTCACATAGGTAAAGTGATCTATTCAAGATGGCCATATCTAAGAGAATCAAAGCTTCTTTCTATAATCACTGAAGATACCATTTATGAAAGTATCTCCACTGGTAAAACATCAAAATTAATGGAAAGAAGGCCACAGGACTTCGAAAGAAAGGAATTTAGGGAGTTAAAACATAGCTTGAAATCAAATtaccaaagaacaaaagcGGTAATTTTGGACGATGTCTATGCAGTTGCTAAGGTTATTCCAGTTAATGGTTTAGTTAGAAACCAAGATGGTTCCTACTCTAAGTCCTTCAGTGATGAAATAGAGTTTTATCCACTTCAACTAATAgttgaagatgttgaaaataAGGATGAAAGATTTgctgaaaaagaagctttgCCAATTGATAAAGAATTCCCAGAAGGATCTAAAGTCGTGTTTTTAGGTGATTATGCCTATGGTGGTGAAGCAACAATTGATGGTTATAATAGTGCAACCAGATTAAAGCTCACTGTCAAAAAGAGTTCCATAAGGGCTGAACCAAATATCGGTAAAGTAAGAGCAAAGTTAGATAGTCAGGCCTTGAAATATTATTCGACTCAAGCATTCTCAAAAATAACCAGAGTTCATCCACTATTTTTGTCAAAGATTACCTCAAGGTATTTAGTCGTCGACTCTAAAAAGAAGTCCTATAACGTTGGTTTAATGATCAAATTCAAGGCACGTAACCAAAAGGTTCTTGGGTATGCCAGATGTAGCTCCAACAATTGGGAATATTCAGACCTTGCTCGTGGTTTATTGGAACAGTTTAGATCCACATTCCCAGAATTCTTTATCAGACTTTCCAACTCTAAGGAACAAGcaattccttcaattaCCGATATATTTTCGGATAAGTCACCAGTAGAGGCAGATGCTATCTTGAAATCTGTAGCTGATTGGGTCTCTGAAGCTAGAAAGCCATTTGTTGTAGTCTCTTTAGAGAGTGACTCTTTGACAAAAGCATCAATGGCCGCTGTTGAAAGTGAAATAATCAAATACGTTTCTTTACCAGATTCAActgaggaaaagaaactcGCCAAAGTACCCCGTGAAGCTATCCTCAATGCAGAATCTTCGTATGTGTTGTTACGTTCTCAAAGGTTCCATCTTGGTGACAGAGTTATGTATATCCAGGCTTCTGGTAAAGTGCCACTTCATAGCAAAGGTACAGTTGTTGGTTATACTACTATTGGAAAGAATGTTTCTATTCAAGTTTTATTCGACAATGAAATTGTTGCAGGTAACAACTTTGGTGGTAGACTACAAACAAGACGTGGTTTGGGGTTGGAttcttccttccttttGAATTTGTCGGACAGACAATTGATCTACCACTCTAAGGCTTCCAAGGATGTCCAAAAGAAGTCAACTACCACTTCTAACAGTAAGCAGTCGATGCttgcaaagaagaagaaggttgaagaattaaagaaaaaacaagcTCATGAGCTATTGAATCATatcaaaaaagataatgggaaagaagaaaatggaagTGAAACATCTGGCCAAACGGGACCCCAAATTTCAGTAAATGCTCTGAACCCATCGGCTGCCAGCAATGTGTTTAATGCGGTTCTGAACCAAATTCAACCAGTTATGCAACATCCAATTCCACAACCACCGCCAGGAACTGCTCTTCCATATAATTTCCCAGTGCCTCCTTCTATGATGGTTAACGGTGTTGCTCCTCCACATATGATGCCACCGCAGTTTTTGCCAAACGGGCAACCAATGGCACCCATTCCGGTTCCACAATACTCACAAGCTCCAAAAGTTGAACAGCCTGTAAATGAACCTGCGGTAGATGAGGAAGCATCTAGAAGTCTCAAGAATCTCTTGCTTCATGATGATCATGAGAAGCCTTCTGGCAAATCGGGAGACGTTGGTAACTCATCCGGAAAACCTACTCGTGGGCGTGGTGGAAATCGTGGTAGAGGAAACAACAGAGGTCGTGGTGGAAGTAGAGGTGGAAAGAGAGGTGGATTTTCTAGAGGTGGAAAAGCCTCCGGGAAATCCGAAAATTCAGCGTAA
- the BUD13 gene encoding Bud13p, whose translation MSLNDFLAKAYGSKSGDKKSKKAKAKNKKLSSPGKPDSDSIISTSSIDIVDNSSKIVDTNKKDITSGQSGEVLWKNLETKQLEPLKLTPSDDANVELNKKEQMSSGAFAGLHTAEEIEKQIANKEQLDIKEAGILTGNQTTTYRDEKGKIIHGYEKKMEEKRDMENLAKVRREEEIKIRNMGEVQLSNINEKKSKDTSLLIEDPLLLSNSSKKTPTSLLGRKLYDKRYPENRFGIAPGYRWDGVDRSNGFEAKWFKKSNEITEAKLKERSSNRDF comes from the coding sequence ATGTCACTAAATGATTTCTTAGCCAAAGCATATGGCTCAAAAAGTGGTGATaagaaatcgaaaaaaGCGAAGgccaagaacaagaaactgTCATCTCCAGGAAAGCCTGATAGCGACTCGATAATCTCCACTAGCAGCATCGATATAGTGGATAATAGCAGCAAGATTGTAGATACtaataaaaaagatattacATCGGGGCAATCAGGAGAGGTTCTTTGGAAAAACCTTGAAACGAAACAATTGGAACCTCTGAAGCTAACTCCCTCAGATGATGCCAATGTagaattgaacaaaaaagaacaaatgtCCTCAGGGGCTTTTGCAGGTCTACATACAGCTGAGGAAATAGAAAAGCAAATAGCGAATAAGGAACAATTAGATATTAAAGAAGCAGGTATCTTGACAGGAAATCAGACTACCACTTACAGAGATGAGAAGGGTAAAATCATTCACGGGTACGAGAAAAAGatggaagagaaaagagatatGGAAAACTTAGCCAAAGTACGACGTGAGGAGGAAATAAAGATTAGGAATATGGGAGAAGTacaattatcaaatatcaACGAGAAGAAGTCGAAAGATACTTCTCTATTAATTGAAGACcctttattattatccAATAGTTCTAAAAAAACACCAACGTCGTTACTAGGAAGGAAACTTTATGATAAAAGGTACCCTGAAAATAGGTTTGGTATTGCCCCTGGTTATAGATGGGATGGTGTAGATAGATCTAATGGGTTTGAGGCTAAGTGGTTCAAGAAAAGTAATGAAATAACTGAGGCAAAGTTAAAGGAACGATCATCAAATCGTGATTTTTAG